The stretch of DNA ATTCTCCAAGTAAAAGATGAAATTGAAAGGTTAGAATGTCTAAAAAAATTATGCAAACTTCAGGATGAACAGATAGTAGAGTTGCTCTTGGAACAGCATTTACGCAATGTACCAATCGGGAATCCTTATCCTCCACATCTAAGTTTACAGAATGCTCTAAAATGTCCTAAAAAGTTATCTGAAGTCCTTAAATGGCAAACACAGTTTCTTTGGGCTAACCATAAAAAAACTGCAAGAAGGGAAGATGATCGTCATCCCGAAAACTTCAGTTTGAAAGGTGGCCTTGATAGTGACATGCTCACTTACAGTCCCTCTTTTTTTTCCAATAGAATTACTTTTTTGCCAGCATCCCTGAGAGAGAATAGGGAACAGTCAGGTACATTAAACCTTGGCTGCGGATAACGCTAACTTACACGTTATGCCAGAATAATATCAGAAATAAGAAAAGGCGCGAAAGCTAATACTAATGTAATATCCTGGGCAAAAGCCGAGTCTACTGCATCTTTGTTTTTATCTGTAATTAGCATACTTGAGATAGAGATGGGGGTCTTGCTGAAAAAAAGGAACGTGTAGATCCCCCCTCAAGGTGCCATTTATGCACCTGGTTTAACACCCATTTGCTTCCTGCCTTTTCAGAACGAATTTTAAACATAGATGTAGCAGTAGCCCAACGATGCGCTATGCTCCATATACTTGATCATCGGTCAGAAAGAGATGCATTAATTGCTGCTACAGCTTTAGTACATGGGTTTGTGGTTGTGGCAAGAAATGTTAAAGATTTTAAAGATTTTGGAGTGGAGCTGCTCAACCCTTGGGAGTACACAAATTCCGAAGATACGAAAAAGGGTGGCGATACATAAAAGAGCGCATAATGGTTTTGGAGACGGGCTGCGGGTGACCTGCGTTGGGCAGTTCGTGAATACGCACATCCGGGCGATGATTAACTTCTATAATGACTCCACCGGTTTTCACTATCGGTTGGTTGATATCCTCACATTCCACATCGATTCCTGTCAGCTGCAAATTAAGCTGCTCGGCAACCTGAATCATCAGTTGGCGATTTTCCCGGCCTATGTCTTTGCCCAGGGATTCATAGCTTCCGCCTCGGGTGCCGTTGGACGTGTAAGCTAAAACGACCCGCTCATGCTTTGAAGGAATATAATCCAGACTGATACCCAGCTCCTTAAGTCGAATCATGCATTCCTCGTCCGCAGTGATTGGACCCAGATCAGGATTTTCCAGGGCCTGCCGTTCGATGTTTGCAGCATCAATTAACTCCTTGAGAGTATGATTGCCATTGCCAATAACATGGGCCGGATGGCATAAAACGACACCGATGACTTCTTTATTGAAAACCAGCACTCGATAGGATTTCAAATTCCGGTGAAATTCTTCAATCAAGAGATGATGGTGGAGAGAAAATATGCGAGTGAGATGACGATTTAATTCCTCAGGCGATTGGATATTACAAAGAACATCCATGCCCAGCGAGCCAGTAAGCGGTTTGACGACCAGTGGAAAATTTAAATCGGCGATTCGCTCACTGAGCAGATTATTTTCAAAATCCTCAAGATTTAGATAAGCGGCTTTAGGAACTGGAAAGCCGGCACTTTCCAGTAAAGTGTTGGTATAAAATTTATTGATGGCGATTCTTGCGCTGCAGCTATTGTTGAAAGGGGATTCATTGTAGGAAAAATGATAGTGCCGCGTACCCAACACGATCTCGAAACCATCAATTTCCTCTCTCAATATTACAGGCAACCTTAATGCCTTTGCGCTTAAATAGAAACGCTCCGTATTCGGATGAATGATACTTACCTTTAAAGAAATATATATAAATCATCATAATTAGAAGACTTGTCTATTTCAAGCGCCAATTAGAGGGAGGATTACCCCTCCATAAATAACCGATCATCTTCACCATGTCGGCCTTTAGGCTTTGGGAGTAATTTTTCTAAACGAGACCACATTTCGTCATCAATGACCATTCGTGGCATTCCCTCTCCCCAACCCTCTCCCGCGAATCGCATCATCATACTGTCAAAGTTTCTATCGCGGGAGAGGGGGGCAGTTCAAAGCGAAATTGAAAATCTGTGCTCAATTCAAGATCAAATCTTGTTTAAAAAAACTTCAGGGACGTTGCCTGGTTATAGGGTGTGTTTTTTCTGCACCTCTAATTGCTTTTGAGAACCTGCTATCTGTTTAACCAGCTCATCAATCACCTCATTAAAACGGCAGGCGATCTGTGCCATGCATTCGGGGGTTAAAGGGCCGTTGATTGACAATTGATAGTCTCCCTCGGCATTTCTCGAAAAGTAAATCCATAAATTCTGATTGCCGATGGGGCGGTTGAGCCCTCCAAAATAACTGGGATAGCTGTAATGCAAATCGGCAAATTGGGTGTCTGCCACTTCCTTGCCAAAGACACTGGCCGTCATATTGATAAGCACTTTCAGACCATCCGGTTTTTGCAAAGGCAGCTGCCATTTAAATAATTTTTTAAGTTTTAATTTAAGCCGGCTGCTTTTCTTTAATAAAATGCTCTGGCTTAAATAATCCAGATAGTAGGGTACAATTTTTTCATTGATTACCTCTTTAAATGACTTGCCAAGACGCCATTTATTCCACCAAAAAATAAGC from Legionella quinlivanii encodes:
- a CDS encoding UDP-N-acetylmuramyl peptide synthase, coding for MPVILREEIDGFEIVLGTRHYHFSYNESPFNNSCSARIAINKFYTNTLLESAGFPVPKAAYLNLEDFENNLLSERIADLNFPLVVKPLTGSLGMDVLCNIQSPEELNRHLTRIFSLHHHLLIEEFHRNLKSYRVLVFNKEVIGVVLCHPAHVIGNGNHTLKELIDAANIERQALENPDLGPITADEECMIRLKELGISLDYIPSKHERVVLAYTSNGTRGGSYESLGKDIGRENRQLMIQVAEQLNLQLTGIDVECEDINQPIVKTGGVIIEVNHRPDVRIHELPNAGHPQPVSKTIMRSFMYRHPFSYLRNLCTPKG